In the genome of Candoia aspera isolate rCanAsp1 chromosome 1, rCanAsp1.hap2, whole genome shotgun sequence, one region contains:
- the LOC134488600 gene encoding olfactory receptor 5AR1-like, protein MDEGNDSVITEFILQGFTDNPKMQLVLFMVFLLVYAITVLGNLGMILLICTQPQLHKPMYYFLGNLSFVDLCCSSNIAPKMLTDLLSETKKISYSACATQLFLFDILADAECLLLAVMAYDRYVAICNPLLYPTVMSKTTCQQLISIAYLISLLDSTIHASCTFRLSFCSSNIINHFFCDEPPLLILSCTETYISEIVLFTIGGSLEASSIGMILVSYLYILGTILRMRSTEGRHRAFSTCASHLTAVGIFHGTILYMYFRPSSSYSMDQDKWASMFYTVVIPMLNPLIYSLRNKEVKDALKKVLAWDNEHIFDELAVEPCN, encoded by the exons ATGGATGAAGGAAATGATTCTGTCATTACTGAGTTCATTCTTCAGGGATTCACAGACAATCCCAAAATGCAGCTTGTTCTTTTTATGGTCTTCCTCTTGGTTTATGCCATCACTGTGTTAGGGAACCTTGGCATGATTCTCTTGATTTGCACTCAACCCCAACTCCACAAACCCATGTATTACTTCCTGGGCAACCTCTCCTTTGTTGATCTCTGCTGTTCCTCAAACATTGCTCCTAAAATGTTGACTGACTTATTAAGTGAAACTAAAAAGATTTCTTACAGTGCCTGTGCTACACAGCTCTTTCTATTTGATATACTTGCAGATGCAGAGTGCCTTTTGTTGGCTGTGATGGCCTATGACAGATATGTGGCCATCTGCAATCCCCTTCTCTATCCAACTGTAATGTCCAAAACCACCTGCCAGCAATTGATCAGTATTGCATACCTTATAAGCCTGTTGGATTCAACAATACACGCTTCCTGTACATTCCGACTATCATTCTGCAGCTCGAATATTATCAATCACTTCTTCTGTGATGAGCCTCCACTTCTAATTCTCTCCTGTACGGAGACATATATTAGTGAGATTGTGCTATTTACCATTGGTGGCAGCCTTGAAGCAAGCAGCATTGGTATGATTCTTGTATCCTATCTTTATATTTTGGGGACAATCCTGAGGATGCGCTCCACTGAGGGCAGGCACAGGGCATTTTCCACCTGCGCCTCTCACCTGACAGCTGTTGGGATATTCCATGGGACAATACTCTATATGTACTTCCGGCCGAGTTCCAGCTACTCAATGGACCAAGACAAATGGGCTTCTATGTTCTACACGGTTGTGATCCCCATGCTCAACCCTCTCATCTACAGCCTGAGGAATAAGGAGGTGAAAGATGCT CTGAAGAAAGTCCTGGCCTGGGATAATGAACATATTTTTGATGAACTTGCTGTAGAACCCTGCAACTAG